From the Streptococcus sp. 29887 genome, one window contains:
- a CDS encoding MgtC/SapB family protein, which yields MGELGDLTLPTILLRVTLSVVLGGIIGFERGVKNQAAGIRTYILVCLASAMVMMTNQYIVLKNGYGDPTRMGAQVISGLGFLGAGTILVTDNQKIRGLTTAAGLWASAVVGLATGIGFYSGAFISTVALIGIMTLFTPLKDYLNSRSKIADFHIIFNSLEGFNRLLIFLSTSDIKILDMQNGLSHNDKKKGIYQEEASQVSCYLSLKLNESFNHLKLMEDLSGIPGVIYLEELK from the coding sequence TTTTAGGTGGTATTATAGGATTTGAACGAGGCGTTAAAAATCAGGCGGCTGGAATTCGTACTTACATTCTTGTGTGTTTAGCTTCAGCTATGGTTATGATGACCAACCAATACATCGTCCTTAAAAATGGCTATGGTGATCCTACACGAATGGGTGCACAAGTTATTAGTGGCTTAGGATTTCTAGGTGCTGGAACTATCTTAGTAACAGATAACCAGAAAATTCGTGGACTAACCACGGCAGCAGGACTGTGGGCTTCCGCTGTAGTTGGTCTAGCTACTGGAATTGGTTTCTACTCAGGTGCTTTTATTTCAACTGTCGCTCTAATTGGTATTATGACCCTATTTACTCCTTTAAAAGATTATTTAAATAGTAGGTCTAAAATTGCAGATTTCCATATTATTTTTAACTCGTTAGAAGGCTTTAATCGTCTCCTTATCTTTTTAAGTACCTCTGATATTAAAATACTGGATATGCAAAATGGACTAAGTCATAACGATAAGAAAAAAGGGATATATCAAGAAGAAGCCAGTCAAGTTTCTTGCTACCTGTCCTTGAAACTTAATGAATCGTTTAATCATTTAAAGTTGATGGAAGATTTATCTGGGATACCAGGTGTGATATATTTAGAGGAATTGAAATAA
- a CDS encoding PTS system mannose/fructose/sorbose family transporter subunit IID, translating to MQLLNVTNNFQSMQAIGFLSSFTPVLERLYKDKPKELCVKAMKRHLEFFNSHVNSDALILGIAAAVEETTTEDQKDTVTGIKTGLMGPLAGIGDSVLKFTWLPICGSIGAALALNGSVLGPIVMFLLYNFVNIASKYYGIHLGYAKGVELIEGVGGNILQRLSNIANVVGLMVIGGLIASVVKVNVVSEIKAGDNVILFQEMFDKVMPGLFSILLTFVIYKILKKTNGKHAPLLIFGIMVISILLTYLKVLG from the coding sequence ATGCAATTACTAAACGTAACTAATAACTTCCAATCTATGCAAGCTATTGGTTTCTTGTCAAGTTTCACACCTGTTCTTGAACGTTTGTACAAGGATAAGCCAAAAGAGTTGTGTGTGAAAGCTATGAAGCGCCATCTTGAATTCTTTAACAGTCATGTTAACTCAGATGCCTTGATTCTTGGAATTGCAGCTGCCGTGGAAGAAACGACAACTGAAGATCAGAAGGATACTGTAACTGGTATCAAAACTGGCCTAATGGGACCACTCGCAGGCATTGGTGATAGTGTATTGAAATTCACTTGGTTACCAATTTGCGGAAGTATTGGTGCAGCCCTAGCATTAAATGGTAGTGTCCTCGGTCCGATTGTAATGTTCTTACTCTATAACTTTGTAAACATTGCGTCTAAATATTATGGTATCCACTTAGGCTACGCTAAAGGAGTAGAATTGATTGAAGGAGTAGGTGGCAATATCCTGCAACGTCTATCAAATATTGCGAATGTTGTCGGTCTTATGGTTATCGGAGGACTTATTGCTTCTGTCGTTAAAGTAAATGTTGTCTCTGAAATTAAGGCTGGTGACAACGTTATCCTCTTCCAAGAAATGTTTGACAAAGTTATGCCTGGGTTGTTTAGCATTCTGTTAACTTTTGTTATCTATAAAATTTTGAAGAAAACAAATGGCAAACATGCACCACTATTAATCTTTGGAATTATGGTTATTTCTATCCTCTTGACATATTTGAAAGTGTTAGGTTAG
- a CDS encoding HAD family hydrolase, producing the protein MNLVFDFGNVIIEWDKEIFLKTLLPDDESRCRVDDSIFGSGLWEEMDAGLHTIEEVELKVNEALSYKFEEEVHQIMWYWYRYARFYDDVVKKMASLKQHGHKLYILSNTSQLFYPCLEERAPELLSILDGKILSYEVKQSKPAPQIYQTLLKTYDLEPSNTYFFDDLEKNLVAARNQGINTYQVTEIRLFLEYLDVFLK; encoded by the coding sequence ATGAATTTAGTTTTTGATTTTGGAAATGTGATTATTGAGTGGGACAAGGAAATATTTTTGAAGACTTTATTACCTGATGATGAGTCACGTTGTCGAGTAGATGATTCTATTTTTGGCTCAGGCTTATGGGAAGAAATGGATGCCGGCCTTCATACAATTGAAGAAGTTGAGCTTAAAGTTAATGAGGCCTTATCATATAAATTTGAGGAAGAGGTTCATCAAATCATGTGGTACTGGTATCGTTATGCCAGATTCTATGATGATGTAGTTAAAAAAATGGCTTCATTAAAGCAACATGGACATAAGTTATATATTCTTTCTAATACTTCTCAATTATTTTATCCTTGTTTGGAAGAACGAGCACCAGAACTCCTATCAATTTTGGATGGTAAAATATTATCTTATGAGGTAAAGCAATCCAAGCCAGCACCTCAGATTTACCAGACGTTATTGAAAACTTATGACCTTGAACCAAGCAATACATACTTCTTTGATGACTTAGAAAAGAACCTTGTGGCTGCCCGAAATCAGGGCATAAATACTTACCAGGTAACAGAAATAAGATTATTTTTAGAGTATTTGGATGTTTTTTTAAAATAA
- a CDS encoding extracellular solute-binding protein, whose protein sequence is MVTIKDIAREAGVSHGTASNVLNKRGNVRSSKIKLVEEAAKRLGYQLNSQAQVLRKGLSKKVCVFIPYFGRFHYTDLIDFLLTFDSDDYDIDLVYFKNQVDLDERIIKISSLLPLAVVCLGLEPTRTTDIENQGTKLILVDNKNNASINFDIDRIHALVLNFLEVRSNGIVTLISPYDGFSLFENLHRVLLKSDFRVRLLTDSDNNNIVMTYSKLSHLTANDTIVVSDGKVAKELIDLFNWFGKTDRPHILVLGCRDIVGLQNTSYLKLDYKLVAKRVLNILENNDYSPIELKEIESHNEDTCQQVALTLTLAIVESPMSNAIKVLVEKYKAMTGITIRIEEFTYQKLLANLSNQDFLNRVDLIRVDMAWLPNFAETIFQELTSQEVAQLINSKLMTGIALEYSYQSDRQYTFPFDISSQVLVYRKDLFDNTLLQRQYYEKFKKKLAVPKTFEEFDRVSFFFSKSFNKDSETDFGHTLAVKTPIVATCDFMPRYREKLLNNSMDLSVINEAFNDYKKSVTCTNGKLDLWWEDHVKNLRLGHTAMEIVFSNYISPLFSGSEKYDVTYQFDIASVPGKQAMTGGGSIGISRYSVEVTHCLNFLKWLYSPDVSRLLAYLGGVLPVETVIEDTNLGQMYPWFENFKETFSQGSRSNWHDFVTDLDFENLLGRELIERFSE, encoded by the coding sequence ATGGTTACTATAAAAGATATTGCTCGTGAGGCTGGAGTTTCACATGGTACGGCATCAAATGTCTTAAATAAAAGAGGAAATGTTCGATCTTCAAAAATTAAGTTGGTAGAAGAGGCGGCAAAGCGTCTTGGCTACCAACTAAATTCCCAAGCTCAGGTTCTGAGAAAAGGATTGTCAAAAAAAGTCTGCGTTTTTATTCCATATTTTGGTCGTTTTCATTACACTGACCTCATTGATTTTCTATTGACCTTTGATAGTGATGACTATGATATTGATTTAGTTTATTTCAAAAATCAGGTTGATTTAGATGAGCGGATTATAAAGATTAGTTCTCTCTTACCCCTTGCAGTGGTTTGTCTTGGGCTCGAGCCAACACGTACGACAGACATAGAAAATCAAGGAACTAAACTCATTCTTGTTGATAATAAGAACAATGCTAGCATCAACTTTGATATTGACCGTATCCATGCACTGGTGTTAAATTTCTTAGAAGTCCGTTCAAATGGGATTGTTACACTCATCAGTCCATATGATGGTTTTTCCCTATTTGAGAATCTGCATCGAGTTTTACTTAAATCAGATTTCAGAGTACGGTTGTTGACAGATTCTGACAATAATAACATTGTGATGACGTACTCAAAATTGTCTCATCTAACGGCTAATGACACAATAGTTGTTTCTGATGGTAAGGTTGCTAAGGAATTAATCGACTTGTTTAATTGGTTTGGGAAAACGGACAGGCCTCATATTTTGGTATTAGGTTGTCGTGATATCGTAGGTCTTCAGAATACCTCCTATTTGAAATTAGATTATAAATTAGTTGCAAAACGGGTACTAAATATTTTAGAGAATAATGATTATTCTCCTATTGAGCTTAAAGAAATCGAGAGTCATAATGAGGATACTTGTCAACAAGTTGCTTTAACCTTAACTCTTGCAATTGTTGAATCACCAATGTCAAATGCTATTAAGGTACTGGTTGAAAAATACAAGGCCATGACAGGAATTACTATTCGTATCGAAGAATTCACCTATCAAAAATTGCTTGCCAACTTATCAAATCAAGATTTTTTGAATCGTGTTGATTTGATTCGTGTAGATATGGCTTGGTTACCAAATTTTGCTGAAACAATTTTTCAGGAATTGACTAGCCAAGAGGTGGCTCAGTTAATTAACAGTAAGTTGATGACAGGTATTGCCTTAGAGTATAGCTATCAGTCCGATAGGCAATACACTTTCCCATTTGATATCTCCAGTCAAGTCTTAGTTTATCGAAAAGACCTTTTTGATAATACGCTACTCCAGCGTCAGTATTACGAGAAGTTCAAAAAAAAATTGGCTGTACCAAAAACTTTTGAAGAGTTTGATCGCGTGTCGTTTTTCTTTAGTAAGTCTTTTAACAAAGATTCGGAGACGGATTTTGGCCATACACTAGCAGTCAAGACCCCTATTGTAGCAACATGTGACTTTATGCCAAGATATAGAGAAAAGTTACTTAATAATAGCATGGACTTGTCCGTTATAAATGAGGCATTTAATGATTATAAAAAGAGCGTGACATGTACGAATGGAAAACTTGATTTATGGTGGGAAGACCACGTCAAAAATTTACGTCTAGGTCATACCGCAATGGAAATTGTCTTTTCAAACTATATATCACCATTGTTTTCTGGTTCAGAGAAGTATGATGTTACCTATCAATTTGATATTGCTAGTGTACCAGGTAAACAAGCGATGACCGGAGGTGGCTCTATTGGTATTAGTCGATACTCCGTTGAGGTTACTCACTGCTTGAACTTTTTAAAATGGCTGTATTCACCAGATGTTTCTCGTCTATTAGCCTACCTTGGAGGTGTACTTCCTGTAGAAACAGTTATTGAGGACACTAATCTCGGACAAATGTATCCATGGTTTGAGAATTTTAAGGAGACTTTCAGTCAGGGAAGTAGGAGTAATTGGCATGATTTTGTTACTGATTTAGATTTTGAAAATTTATTAGGGCGAGAGTTAATTGAAAGATTTTCTGAATGA
- a CDS encoding PTS mannose/fructose/sorbose/N-acetylgalactosamine transporter subunit IIC has translation MIQALLIAAWAGLCAIDDIGTQMLRRPLLIAPVIGLIMGDVQTSLLIGASLEVMWMGIGNVGAYSAPDIISGTAIGTALGLASGGVATAVAVAVPASLLAQQLLVLYRSSIVYLNPIAEKVAETGDFSKVYRINYIPMVIAFLIRAVPTFIAVYLGAGVVDQVVAALPKEIMSGLSVAGKIIPAVGIGLLMLMMLKKAELWTFLIAGFALAVYLQLSVLPITLIALPIALIYDLATQKAQVKEVVGQIDNDEEDYDL, from the coding sequence ATGATTCAGGCATTACTAATTGCAGCGTGGGCTGGTCTATGTGCAATTGATGATATTGGTACTCAAATGTTGAGACGTCCCTTGCTGATTGCTCCCGTTATCGGCTTGATAATGGGAGATGTACAAACATCATTACTCATTGGTGCTTCACTAGAAGTTATGTGGATGGGTATCGGTAACGTTGGAGCTTATTCAGCACCTGACATCATTTCAGGTACTGCAATCGGGACGGCATTAGGTCTTGCATCAGGTGGTGTTGCGACTGCTGTAGCAGTTGCGGTTCCAGCTTCTCTATTAGCTCAACAATTACTCGTACTATATCGTTCAAGTATTGTTTATTTGAATCCAATCGCTGAAAAAGTCGCAGAGACTGGTGACTTTAGTAAAGTTTATCGTATTAACTATATTCCAATGGTAATTGCCTTCCTTATTCGTGCAGTTCCAACTTTCATTGCTGTATATCTCGGTGCTGGTGTAGTAGACCAAGTTGTTGCTGCACTTCCAAAAGAAATTATGTCAGGTCTTTCAGTAGCAGGTAAGATTATTCCTGCTGTGGGTATTGGTCTCTTGATGCTGATGATGTTGAAAAAAGCTGAGCTTTGGACATTCCTAATCGCTGGTTTTGCTCTAGCAGTTTATCTGCAGCTTTCAGTTTTACCAATCACTCTAATCGCTTTACCGATTGCTTTGATTTACGACTTGGCAACTCAAAAAGCTCAAGTTAAAGAAGTTGTCGGACAAATTGATAATGATGAGGAGGACTATGATCTATGA
- a CDS encoding PTS system mannose/fructose/N-acetylgalactosamine-transporter subunit IIB, giving the protein MTIVFSRIDDRLIHGQVVTTWVNMHKIEQIIVLNDKVAGDKTQKSILTMAAPQGISVKAFPVEKFGEIIKTNKITRRTMLLFTTSEDVLRAYEVGVPIPSLNVGGMRFQEGREKLTKSVAVTPSEKEAFKKLLENSVEVTIQMVPNDEKIKLEEVIL; this is encoded by the coding sequence ATGACTATAGTCTTTAGTAGGATAGATGATCGCTTAATTCACGGTCAAGTAGTTACGACCTGGGTTAATATGCATAAGATTGAGCAAATTATTGTTTTGAATGATAAAGTTGCTGGCGACAAAACTCAAAAAAGTATTTTGACTATGGCAGCTCCACAAGGAATTTCTGTAAAAGCATTTCCTGTTGAAAAATTTGGTGAAATTATCAAAACAAACAAAATTACTAGACGAACAATGCTACTATTTACGACTAGTGAAGATGTATTAAGAGCTTACGAAGTTGGTGTTCCAATTCCTTCTCTTAATGTGGGTGGAATGAGGTTCCAAGAAGGTAGGGAGAAGCTAACTAAGTCGGTTGCTGTTACACCTTCCGAGAAGGAAGCATTCAAGAAATTATTGGAAAACTCAGTGGAAGTAACAATTCAGATGGTTCCAAACGACGAAAAAATTAAATTAGAGGAGGTCATTTTATGA
- a CDS encoding PTS sugar transporter subunit IIA → MSDSVALLLMSHGNFAKAAIDSAELIVGKQTNFETLGVYTVDDVEVLKEEMFQKISSLDTTKGLVVLTDIIGGTPINLASQLLSQEKVVVVSGLNLPMLLEVLMNRGQQIESLAAVLKTAYDQGFSVRTKQDLIEEGEEDDYSL, encoded by the coding sequence ATGTCAGACAGTGTTGCACTACTACTAATGTCTCATGGTAATTTTGCGAAGGCTGCAATTGATAGTGCAGAGTTGATTGTAGGTAAGCAGACCAACTTTGAGACATTAGGAGTATATACAGTTGACGATGTCGAGGTTCTAAAAGAAGAGATGTTTCAAAAGATTTCCTCGTTGGATACAACTAAAGGACTGGTTGTTCTTACGGATATTATCGGAGGAACTCCAATAAATTTAGCATCACAACTTTTATCTCAGGAAAAAGTAGTAGTTGTCTCAGGATTGAATCTACCCATGCTTTTAGAAGTTCTGATGAATCGTGGACAGCAAATTGAATCATTAGCTGCTGTATTAAAGACAGCTTATGACCAAGGATTTAGTGTCAGGACTAAACAAGATTTAATTGAAGAAGGAGAAGAAGATGACTATAGTCTTTAG